The DNA sequence caaccttattttatttaaaggagTGCATAATCTAAAGTCCTCTCTTCATGGAAACATGATTTAAAATCCTCTTTTCAGTTCAGGCAATTACCACTCCCCCACAACcccaattaaaataatttatatcctATAAATAAGTAGGTAAAAATTATGATTAAGGTGGTAGGAGTGAACATTTGATGTTTGCTTTGGGGTCATCTGGTGACTTTATCTTCCTCTTCTGGGCCTCTGATACTCTTGATATTCTTTGATAGCGTGGCAAACTGCtgcttctccccttcttcctggacACCTGGCCACTCTGCTAGTGACTGCATTTCCCAATTTCCTTTGCAGTTATGTGTGGCCATACAACCAAGTGTGAGCCAATGGGGTGTGAGTGAAAGACATATGTAATGTCCAAGTCATTTCTAACTTAAAATCAGGCCTGTTTCTCTGGACTTTGGCGTTTCTCACCTTTCTGTAAATTGGATcaaggaaatgagagagatgGGCCTCAATGGTCCAGAAAAGGACAATGCCCAGGAGATGGAAGAACAAGATGGAAGTTCTTGATTAACCCTACTGGGAATGGCTGTCCATCAGCCTAGACAGGCTGACTTGTTACATGACGGAGAAATAAACTCCTATATTATTTAAGCTGctctttttttgccttctctttgCTATGGCATCTTGGCCTTTTACCGTAACAAGTATCAATAACTACCCTTAGCCAGTTGTACTTAAAGCCACACATTAAATCAGATTCCTGAATCCTTGGTAGACAGTGTCATGTTTATCTTCCTCAACTATCAAGTCAATTTAGACACTTTGTTTACATGGATCTGATAAGTAAATATTAGAAAGGGAACTCTGCCTTAATCACAAAAGAAGActatagaaaattctaagacaaaaattaaattcagGAGGCCATAATGCGTGCAGATAAAACCTAGATTTATGAGGTTAGTATGATTCATGAGGCAACTGTGTCCCTAGGACGAGTCTTTGTAACACagtgcacattcttttcaagcatcTCAATGAAGAACAcacttttttaatattaaaaaaagtcatctttgttttcttgtacaaaatataaatttatttaaggtGTTTATAAGAGAGGATTTTCAGGTGTTGAAAGAGGTAAATCACTGAGTTGACTCTTCAATTTGCTAACAAAAAAAAGCTAAGTACCAATACAATGCTCTCAATTTAGTAAATACAACATATATATACAACTGGTTCTGAATTTTTGcacattttacttaaaacaacTGCACTTGTACATGATACAATGACACTCAAACTATATTTCATCTGCTGAATTTAGACTTTCTTAACACATCTGGAAAACCAATATTTCACGCTGTTTATACTGCCTGCTCCTAACACTGTGTTTAACTTCGCCACATTCAACCCTAGTATACTCAAAAATGTAACTGAGTGCtgcttctaaatatatatatgtggaaaaaatacatgaaaatgttaTTAGTGAGTTGGAGGACTACATTACTAGTCATTCTGAGTTATTggattatagattatttttatgttcctttcttctttgtctatttctGCACTTTCAAAACTATTTATAATGAGcttatagttttataataagGAGGAAACACAGAGATTTATAGGCTCTCACAACCAGAGAAGAATTTCTTATTCTGTTTCCATGTCTTCTCTGTTCCCAGCCCAATGCCttgcacataatagatgcttgataaataaacatgagagaaggaagaaaggaaaaaagatgagaaaaggaagaatggaatGGAAAGGGAGGAATCTGGTGGATATCTTCTGTTTGCCCTTCCAGAGCTACTCTCCACCCTGCTCTGAACCCAGAAGGCTGACCTACGTGAACTGCCTAGAGGGGCTTCTTgttctctggcttctggttgggtttggccaagGGGGTACACTGGCAGATGGGAGGGAAAGGGCAGATATTTATTCCCTGGGATTCCCCCTGCAGATCACTGCAGCCCGCTGTACCCCCAACCAGCCAGATCCAAGACCCTTTCCACTCTGCTCCTCTGACTGGGGAAAagcactctcccctcccccaacccccttcagACCTTGGGGTGGTAATGTGTCTTGCTTTTACGAGACCTAGGGTACTGTGCtctcctttctgctgtttttatATCTTGCCCAGCCCTTTATAAatagtccctttattaaactctcctcaaattGTCCGATTTGAATGTATCACATATGTATTGTCAAGACCCAGACTGATACAGAATCTCTTGGTGACAAGAACCCAAACAAGGTCTATCCTCCAAGTGCTAATCTTGCAGGAGGATTCAgagaaaggttttaaaaaacatcacTATAGGccaccctgtggccgagtggttaagttcacgtgttcggctttggtggcccagggtttcactggtttggatcctgggcatggacctagcactgctggtcgggccacgctggggccatgtcccacatagcacaaccagagggacctagaACTAGAGTATACCCCTAGGTACTGGAGGGcttatggggagaagaagaaaaaagacagagatgattggcaacagatgttagctcaggtgccaatctttaaaaaaaaaaaatcactactattcaaaagttaaaacaacaaaaaagctcaTTTTCCATTGAGAAACTCTGCTTTTACACAAAAGATTTTATAGTTATGAACTAGttattatgctttttttcttgCCAAAAGATAAGGATAAAAATTTACATGCATAGccctctatttctttctttactcttaCCATAACCTTTAGAAGGATTGAACATCCTGTAAATACCCCATATTGGTTGTTTAATACATGCACAAACAAATGAAGGATACTTGTAGTATGAGAATATTCTCAGAGATTAATTATTCCCTCTCAAAGATTAATTCTCATCCGtcaatatgaatttttttgtgtcctttaaggtaattttttttcccagaaaagacTATTCAGGGCTATTTTATTACTTAAACTTAATAATACTTTTATAAAGGTGGCAAATTCAAAAACTAGGGCTCTTAGTTCAATTTACAAatcttactattttatttctaaatctagTGAATTTAACACCTACCTTTAAAGTGGCCTTTTATTAACATTTGGTGTCATTTTACAAACTTAATTAAActtcacttaaatattttaaatgttatatattctttttacttaATGCTTCTAACTGCAGAACTTACCCAAATGTTTAGAACAATAATGaatctaataaattaaaattataaattctgtGAATCTTAAGTTCTCAAATATTTCAATGCTTTTTACAAACTTTATAAATCTATCTTAatcttttcaacttaaaaaaatcacaactctaaaattaaaaactcaattacatattttaagttGGAATCATGAGGCCAATGTATCAGTTCCTCTAATAAGCCAAATTATCTTACctatgacaaatattttaaatatgaaacatACACAGATCATTCCTAAAGTTaatgcaaaataatgaatttcattgatttttatatattaagggTCAAATGTGAGTTTTATCATTCGAGCAAATTGGGGCTATTGTCAAAAGCAAGTTGATTTACATATGCCAAATAAACAGGCTTACTTGCTTAGCAGCTGATATTGAACCAAAAATCTTTGACCAAGGCATCTCTGGAGCAGCCAACATCTAGGGCAATTTTCCTACACCACCAAGGCAACCTGAGCCCTATTTTATGGTCACTTGGCAGTTAGAGACTCCAGTCCCATTCTTCTCCAACTGGGGTTGTCTCACAGCCTCCATTCCCTGGATTCAGGTTATATATTACCTAATACTCAAGGCTGgattcaattaatttatttactggTTGATTCTATTTATTATAGGAATGGCCTGGGTAAAGGATATTTTTCATAGGTCTCTGGAGTAAGTACTTTAATGCTTCCCTACCCTCTTGGGCCCTGCTCTTGGACGGTATGCCTTCGCCTGTGGAGGATTGGTCCAAGATGACTTGAGTTGAGTGGGTCTTGGTTGAGAAGGCTTAGATTGGGAGGACTGGGGCTGGCATGGCTTGGGTTGAGTATGTTTTAATGGAGATGGTCTAGCTTGGGAGGGTTGGGGCTGAGTGGGTTTTGTTTGAGTGGGTTTGGGTTGAAAGGGCACAGATTGGGAGGGTGTGGGCTTGGAGTGCTTGAGCTGGGATGGCTTGGGCTGATCAGATTTGAACTGAGAGCTGGGTAAACCTTTGCTGTTGGACATGAGATGGGAATTCATTTGGAAAGCTCGATTTGAAGGCCCACCCTGTGTCTTTATTTTGTCTCCTTGCTGAGAGGCAGGTCTTATGGGTTTCTGTATGGCTCCTGCTGGTTGAAAGGCTTTAGGGTGAGGATCTTCCATATGGGATGTTGTTCCCATGAGTTTTCCAGTTGCTTCAGTTAGCTGTGATCCCCGTGTGCCGGCTTGCCGAGGCTGTGGCTTCCTAACTGTTCCTGCTGGCTGTGAACCCAGAGAATGGAGGTGACCTACCTGGGAGACCACTGCTGGAAACCCTTCAAGAGCTCCCATTGTCTGAGGTCTCTCAGGCCAGCCTTGTACATGCTGATAAATGGGTCTTGGTGGTCTCCCCAGTGTTCCAACCATGTGACGTCCCCAAGCAGTTCTCGAAAATTTCATGAATCTTTCACGTGAATAAAATCTCTGGGGTTGGAAGTATCGAATCCCAAAATTTGTAACTTGACTATGGGTCTTTGTATTCTGAAAGGGCAAAGGACGGAACCCCTTAGACTTCTGGTCTGACCAAAAGTGGGAGCTCATAACCCAGGGGGCTTTCAAAGAAACATGGTTAAAATCACCTCTGATTCTGGTTGGTAAGGGACAGTAGTTTGCCAGATGAGGTATAAATACTGGGGTGAGCTGAAGATTCTGAAGATTCTGGCTGACCTCACATCTTGCCCCCGGCTGTCCTACAGGCATCTCAGCTGGGCACTCAGATGAACCTTTTGGCTGACTGTACCTTTGTTGTCCCTCATCTTCAGCTGTTGCAGCCAAGTTTTCACCAGGGGAAACTTGAATTGCTTGAACGTTCTCAAAGTCTTCGTCTACCTGGATCCCCAACTCCCTGGCCAGGGAGGCCATACCCTCCACAGACACACATCTGCGTGAAGAGGACATCACTTCCCGGAGGGCAGCTTGAAGGGCCTCTGTGTTCTGTCTCTCCCTACCTTCCTCTCCCGCCCAAAACAGTAGCTGTGATGACTTTAACTTCAAGATCCTCTGGAAAATCTGAGCCTCTTCATTCTCCTTGGCCTGGGAACTGAGGACAAAGTAGCATCTTTCAATGGCAGCTTCTCCTCAAAACATTAGCAGGTCCCATTCCTTCTCTCCTAGGCGGTCAgtgaaaaagaacacagctgagGAAATTTCCATCAAGAAACCAACTGTGTCCAAAAACTTTGTAGATCTCCACGAAGGTTGGCCACAGCAACAggcttttggaaaaaacaagggTTTTCCTTTAGACTGTTGCTATCAGGAAAACACCACGTTATCTCAACCAGGCCATCAGAGATTTGCCGGGGAAGcaccagaacaggcaaatctttTTGAACAAAGATTTTGTGTGACTTCAATTGGGCAGGGCTGAGCAGTGTGTTGAGGATTCTGGACTTAGAGAAGCTACAGGATCCTAGACGCACAAAAGAGATGACAGGCATCTTCATGAGAGTCAGAAATGCTTCTGTATCCCCTGTAGGCCCTCCCGAAGACTGCAGTGACTGCTCCTTCACAATGTCCTTCATGGCCCCCAGCATTAGAatgcttttgttgttttctacATCTGGCAGTAGCAAGGGAAGAGCAAACTGGCACTGATACATGTTTGACATGACTTCACGTTGCAAAGAGATGTCTGAACACAGCATAGAGGCACAAAGGACATCAAGGGGATTAATGGTTTGTAAGTCTCTAATTTCCAAATTCTGTACTCCAGT is a window from the Equus quagga isolate Etosha38 chromosome 9, UCLA_HA_Equagga_1.0, whole genome shotgun sequence genome containing:
- the CARD6 gene encoding LOW QUALITY PROTEIN: caspase recruitment domain-containing protein 6 (The sequence of the model RefSeq protein was modified relative to this genomic sequence to represent the inferred CDS: inserted 1 base in 1 codon; substituted 2 bases at 2 genomic stop codons); protein product: MATGSVFSEITEKERKKLLEILQQDPDSLLDTLTSRRLISEEEYETLEDITDALKKSQKLLILVQKKGEVSCQHFLKCLLSTFSESATIRGLKHRKLKQHNTESPPSVGINENSDGFLPGGKQPENPEITEPFKEKEHVDLETSQSFRDNKTGYRETAWSSRENDKEYNTPKVALPHSVENVEYEVPATIECLQDGQRYEEPDDSLYLGEEGYLESVGYPVDAXITVEEEDYADPDYIVYDGEEHCAYSETTEFSDEEQSHEDSETGMSLEEEEEKNMEERTKVFKDVLLHLNMDRSRKLLPDFVKQFSLDRGSRWTPRTPGDFTWNFLMKVQALDVTARDSILTHKVLGEASTRELLTGVQNLEIRDLQTINPLDVLCASMLCSDISLQREVMSNMYQCQFALPLLLPDVENNKSILMLGAMKDIVKEQSLQSSGGPTGDTEAFLTLMKMPVISFVRLGSCSFSKSRILNTLLSPAQLKSHKIFVQKDLPVLVLPRQISDGLVEITWCFPDSNSLKENPCFFQKPVAVANLRGDLQSFWTQXGFLMEISSAVFFFTDRLGEKEWDLLMFXGEAAIERCYFVLSSQAKENEEAQIFQRILKLKSSQLLFWAGEEGRERQNTEALQAALREVMSSSRRCVSVEGMASLARELGIQVDEDFENVQAIQVSPGENLAATAEDEGQQRYSQPKGSSECPAEMPVGQPGARCEVSQNLQNLQLTPVFIPHLANYCPLPTRIRGDFNHVSLKAPWVMSSHFWSDQKSKGFRPLPFQNTKTHSQVTNFGIRYFQPQRFYSRERFMKFSRTAWGRHMVGTLGRPPRPIYQHVQGWPERPQTMGALEGFPAVVSQVGHLHSLGSQPAGTVRKPQPRQAGTRGSQLTEATGKLMGTTSHMEDPHPKAFQPAGAIQKPIRPASQQGDKIKTQGGPSNRAFQMNSHLMSNSKGLPSSQFKSDQPKPSQLKHSKPTPSQSVPFQPKPTQTKPTQPQPSQARPSPLKHTQPKPCQPQSSQSKPSQPRPTQLKSSWTNPPQAKAYRPRAGPKRVGKH